One Zymoseptoria tritici IPO323 chromosome 3, whole genome shotgun sequence genomic region harbors:
- the ALD2 gene encoding aldehyde dehydrogenase ((NAD+); CoA-independent aldehyde dehydrogenase; m-methylbenzaldehyde dehydrogenase; NAD-aldehyde dehydrogenase; NAD-dependent 4-hydroxynonenal dehydrogenase; NAD-dependent aldehyde dehydrogenase; NAD-linked aldehyde dehydrogenase; propionaldehyde dehydrogenase; aldehyde dehydrogenase (NAD)) yields the protein MSSLSLKLPNGQQYEQPLGLFINNEFVEGRGEKFDVLDPALDKKILTLAGASPDDVNDAVKAAREAFETGPWADFTGKDRSNILWKLARILKREEKLLAAIDAYDLGKPFEATLAGDLDETVNVFEYYAGWADKIDGKTIDTSPDKLAYTVQEPLGVCAQIIPWNFPIMMLAWKVAPALACGNVVVLKPAEQTPLSAMYFCTLIKEAGFPPGVVNIIPGLGNITGKALAEHMDVDKIAFTGSTATGKSIMRSAAANLKNITLECGGKSPLIVFEDAELKNAVQWAHGGIMDNSGQVCTSTSRIYVHEKVYDDFLKTFVEFTEMNSTVGAPFDEGATHGPQVSKAQYDKVLQYLEKGKSEGAKVLTGGAKVDRDGYFVQPTVFVDAKEGSQIIKEEIFGPVVTISKFSSDAEAIAMANDTEYGLAAALFTEKISRAHKVARKLKAGMVWINSSGDSHYGIPFGGAKSSGIGRELGSYALDAYTQTKAIHVNLAV from the exons ATGTCTTCTCTTTCCCTCAAACTCCCGAATGGCCAGCAATATGAGCAGCCGCTCGGACTTTTCATCAACAACGAGTTCGTCGAGGGCCGCGGCGAGAAGTTTGATGTCCTGGATCCGGCCTTGGACAAGAAGATCTTGACATTAGCCGGCGCATCTCCTGACGATGTGAACGATGCCGTGAAAGCTGCTCGAGAAGCCTTTGAGACTGGGCCGTGGGCGGACTTCACAGGCAAAGACCGATCGAACATTCTTTGGAAACTCGCAAGAATCTTGAAGCGTGAGGAGAAACTCCTCGCTGCGATTGATGCCTATGACCTTGGGAAGCCATTCGAAGCGACTCTTGCAGGCGACCTAGACGAGACTGTCAACGTGTTCGAATACTACGCCGGCTGGGCGGACAAGATCGATGGCAAGACGATCGATACTTCACCGGACAAGTTGGCGTACACTGTTCAAGAGCCACTCGGTGTGTGTGCACAAATTATTCCC TGGAACTTCCCAATCATGATGCTAGCATGGAAAGTAGCGCCAGCACTCGCATGCGGAaacgtcgtcgtcttgaAACCAGCCGAACAGACACCTTTGTCCGCGATGTACTTCTGCACCTTGATCAAGGAAGCCGGATTCCCACCAGGCGTCGTGAACATCATCCCAGGTCTCGGAAACATCACCGGAAAAGCACTCGCTGAGCACATGGATGTCGACAAAATCGCTTTCACAGGTTCCACAGCCACCGGGAAATCCATCATGCGATCTGCCGCCGCCAACTTGAAAAACATTACGCTCGAGTGCGGTGGAAAGTCGCCCTTGATTGTGTTCGAGGACGCTGAGCTGAAGAACGCAGTGCAGTGGGCGCACGGTGGTATCATGGACAATTCGGGCCAGGTCTGCACATCGACGTCACGAATCTATGTGCACGAGAAAGTCTACGACGATTTCCTCAAGACGTTTGTGGAGTTCACCGAGATGAACTCAACGGTCGGAGCGCCATTTGACGAAGGAGCGACTCACGGCCCGCAGGTATCAAAAGCTCAATATGACAAAGTCCTGCAGTATCTGGAGAAGGGCAAGTCAGAAGGCGCCAAGGTACTCACCGGAGGAGCGAAGGTCGACAGAGATGGGTACTTCGTGCAGCCAACAGTCTTCGTCGAC GCAAAAGAAGGTTCCCAAATCATCAAAGAAGAAATCTTCGGCCCCGTCGTAACCATCAGCAAATTCTCCTCCGACGCCGAAGCCATCGCAATGGCCAACGACACCGAGTACGGTCTAGCCGCAGCGCTCTTCACCGAGAAGATCTCGCGAGCACACAAGGTCGCGCGGAAGCTGAAGGCGGGTATGGTGTGGATCAACTCCAGTGGAGACTCG CACTACGGCATTCCGTTCGGAGGCGCAAAGTCGTCGGGTATCGGACGGGAGCTGGGATCGTATGCTCTGGACGCTTATACGCAGACGAAGGCGATTCATGTTAATCTTGCTGTTTGA
- a CDS encoding Ca2+-modulated nonselective cation channel polycystin (related to intracellular.), producing MFRSLLFVGVAGIGVNAANVPAQDLTARGNAPPSYGAPPSYGAPPPLYGRPAYSCSASKQKCAQAKQQSPVRAYCSSFLRIPTVKTTKGVKTVVKHTQTTVTSFTTTILAPASTITKTITSCAAPAVTVTAAPSRRDLPSEELERRGSAFKKPSSPRRSTHRPRH from the exons ATGTTCCGCTCGCTACTGTTTGTCGGCGTAGCTGGCATCGGCGTGAACGCTGCCAACGTGCCAGCACAAGACCTCACGGCACGAGGCAACGCTCCGCCTTCGTATGGAGCTCCGCCTTCCTACGGGGCCCCTCCTCCTTTGTATGGACGTCCCGCATATTCCTGCTCGGCGTCAAAGCAGAAATGCGCGCAGGCGAAGCAGCAAAGTCCAGTTCGCGCGTACTGCTCTTCGTTCCTTC GTATTCCTACGGTCAAGACAACCAAAGGAGTCAAAACTGTCGTCAAGCACACCCAAACCACCGTCACGTCGTTCACCACCACGATCCTCGCTCCAGCCTCGACTATCACCAAGACCATCACAAGTTGTGCCGCTCCAGCAGTCACAGTCACAGCCGCTCCCAGCCGCCGCGATCTGCCTTCGGAGGAACTTGAACGTCGCGGCTCAGCTTTCAAGAAGCCCTCTT CACCACGACGGTCTACGCATCGACCACGACATTGA
- the CMLE2 gene encoding beta carboxy-cis-cis-muconate lactonizing enzyme, cyloisomerase, CLME2 (Enzyme part of the ketoadipate pathway, a degradation route for the utilization of aromatic compounds.) has product MTAITDSQIFGNVFSTPEIAKIWSDRQRTQYYLDFEAALAKAQAELGIIPQKACDEIVKHCTLDQLDFDLLRQQTELIGYPVLPVVQQLVKKINAVEDRLGEWIHWGTTTQDLTDTATVLQLRDTIVLLEKSLDTIANALTKLCKDHKTTPMAARSNLQQAVPISFGFKMARLLATFNRHRHRLLELKPRLLVLEFSGAAGTLATITPSTSYSPAAETSTPLALQCQTLLARHLDLAVPSIAWHTERDTFAEFSTFLSLLTATCAKFATDLKLMMQSEVNEAREPYVAHRGSSSTMPQKRNPIGCAYICSMASSVRAMSGGMVEAMVADHERSTGPWEIEWVMLPQLCALSVACLKQTGTLLEGLEVDVEGMARNLEISKGAIVSEAVMMGLGKKVGRQYAHDLVYGLCRRAQVEGRALVELLREDEEVKKVELEEGELERLCDPGNYLGLSGVMVEMVLEETDK; this is encoded by the exons ATGACAGCCATCACTGACTCTCAAATCTTCGGCAATGTCTTCTCCACGCCGGAGATAGCGAAGATCTGGTCTGACCGCCAGCGAACTCAATATTATCTCGACTTTGAAGCCGCATTGGCAAAAGCACAAGCGGAACTGGGCATTATTCCACAAAAAGCATGCGATGAGATTGTCAAGCATTGCACTTTGGATCAATTGGATTTTGATCTTTTGAGGCAGCAGACGGAATTGATCGGCTATCCGGTCTTGCCGGTGGTTCAGCAGCTGGTCAAGAAGATCAATGCGGTGGAAGATCGGCTGGGAGAATGGATTCATTGGGGGACTACGACGCAG GACCTCACCGACACAGCCACAGTCCTCCAACTCCGAGAcaccatcgtcctcctcgagaaGTCCCTCGACACCATCGCCAACGCTCTAACCAAGCTCTGCAAAGACCACAAAACCACCCCAATGGCCGCCCGCAGCAACCTCCAACAAGCGGTCCCCATCTCCTTCGGCTTCAAAATGGCCCGTCTCCTCGCAACTTTCAACCGCCACCGTcaccgcctcctcgaactcAAACCCcgtctcctcgtcctcgaatTCTCCGGCGCAGCAGGGACCCTCGCGACCATCACGCCTTCCACATCCTACTCCCCCGCTGCGGAAACATCCACCCCTCTCGCTCTCCAATGCCAAACTCTCCTCGCCAGacacctcgacctcgccgttCCCAGTATAGCCTGGCACACCGAACGCGACACCTTCGCCGAGTTCTCCActttcctctccctcctcaccgccACCTGCGCGAAATTCGCAACGGATTTGAAATTGATGATGCAATCCGAAGTCAACGAAGCGCGGGAACCGTACGTCGCTCACCGCggctcctcgtccaccatGCCGCAAAAGCGAAATCCAATCGGATGCGCGTACATCTGCTCCATGGCGAGTTCAGTCCGTGCCATGTCCGGCGGGATGGTAGAAGCCATGGTCGCGGACCACGAGCGGAGTACCGGACCGTGGGAAATCGAGTGGGTCATGTTACCGCAACTTTGCGCGCTGAGCGTGGCGTGTTTGAAGCAAACGGGAACACTGTTGGAAGGGTTGGAAGTGGACGTCGAGGGGATGGCGAGGAATTTGGAGATTAGCAAAGGTGCGATTGTGAGTGAGGCGGTGATGATGGGGTTGGGGAAGAAAGTGGGACGGCAGTATGCGCATGATTTGGTGTATGGGTTGTGTCGACGGGCGCaggtggaggggagggcgttggtggagttgttgagggaggatgaggaggtgaagaaggTGGAGTTGGAAGAGGGGGAGTTGGAGAGGTTGTGTGATCCGGGGAATTATTTGGGGTTGAGTGGGGTTATGGTTGAGatggtgctggaggagaCGGACAAGTAG